The window tatgagTTATGAGgcgtgataaattattataatgagattataatattgttatggaAATTGAGTAGTGCAAAGTGGAATGTATCAATTTGCGAGATACATGTAACATGAGATGGTTGATTGTGACATAGTGAGATATGAAATTGTGAACATGAGttttagttgtgaataagtgtgtgattaacatttgatgtgacattacttgtgATGTGAggtatgaattatacaataacccgactagtgtttatgttaagaaaaagtgttgatgcgcagtgttaaaggaaaattgtaggtttcctatttaggaactagtgttaaattgtaacgcaatgtgttaaacgtgtttgaaacacgagtgtgaagtcgtgagtattgtataatttatgagtagtgtctataaattgaatatgtgatgaattatggaataatatgttattttgagattataatattgttattaagattgagtataagtgcaaagttgaacgtgtattaaattataagatacatgtaaacatgtgatggtggactGTGACATTATgaaatgtgaaattgtgaacatgagttttagttgtgaataagtgtgtggttaacacttgatgtgacattacttgtgttatgagctatgaattgtacaataactcGACCAatgtttatcttgagaaaagtgtttatgcgcagtgttaaagggaaagtgtaggtttcctatttaagaaccagtgttaaattgtagcgcaatgtgttgaacgtgtttaagacacgagtgtgaggtcgtgggtattgtataattcatgagtagtgtctgcatgcaaaaattgttttaggggttggacctgaatcaggagggaaagtccctgacggactcttcagagtgtagaccttgggggtaaatacacccgatttgagtgctcctttaagcctatgtcgatcccacatggttggagcattctcgcaaaacaacaTGACCTTGACTAgcctccctatgattttacttagtgagagtgacctgataTACCCAtttgtggtgtgtcttgttatataCTCCTAAGCgtcccagggtggtttttcagtGACATGGcatcacattgcatataagcttgagtcttagcataactgttgcataacacttgttaattgtttcttatgaaattgatgagtgttattatatcttgattagagtgtgtgattcatgtgtaatgtgattgattattgaaaagtgaattttaaatgacaaagtggtgaaattatgtgagttatgtttaagtaagtcgtatctcatttatatgatatgtatatctagttgtcttgtttctctattagttaggaatgtgataactcactccccgtgtgttgtttgtgtttggatcctgtgatgatcttgaactttgtgttcgggggagcagatgactaagTGAATtgttttaaggaaccttgtgctgaaagacatcgggacacaatgctctgacataatgtgacattggggcataagtttttatattaattgcatgaagtcttgaACAACTTTGTTTTAAGCCGAgatgattttaatatttattggaCAAGTCattttatgatgttagaaaagtgaatgtgaaccttttacctttttgaaatgattttatttaagtttgttttaaaaacttttaattaattctgaattcttgttctttttttattattacatataTGTATGGAATAGAGGGCGTCACACATTTGGTACCATGCAGTCAGACCCCATTACGATAGAGAAAGAATGCTCTAAGTATAAAGGTTCGTTGAGGAGACCATCTTAGTTGTTGTTGGATGACCATGGTCAGTACCTAGGAAATGATCGTAGGACATAAATTGTCCTTAGGGGTGAGGTGTGGAGTTGTGACTGATGTCACTGAGCCAGCTTTACAACCCTGATTGACCACGAACAATTTTAGTTGGTGAGAGTCTATCATTATACCATGGTGAAAGGTATACTCCTAACAATCATCCAAAACCAAATTGTGTAAGATCACTGAATTCTAGGAGTTCCAATGGCGATTGACCAATAAGAAATATATGTTTAGATAGATAAAGAAATGCTTTATGATGCGAGTGAGATACGGTAAATAACCAAATCGTCGTGGTTGACATATTGCATATGTATCTTGTTTAAGTCTTTTTTTGTCTGGTTGACGAAACAGGAAGACTCACcccttatgtttttatttaggaTCAAATGGCAGGTGAGGAGTTGACGCTCCATCTCAAAGATGAGTGCACTTGGAACCAGTGAATACCCAACGTGGCCAAATGCATGGATCACTTCCTTGGCTATTTCTATTATGCGCGAATGCCTATTGACTTATGCTTTTGTATAGTTTCCACACCAGATTAGGTGTTAGAGATAATTACTCTGAGTCTAGGaccttttcttttatatgtatTTGATTTATGTGTATATTGAATCATCTACTTTGTTCTCATCTAGTGTTATACCATGAGGTCGTACATATTactttatttgaggaaaaacttatgcatatgtatatattttgtaatttagacatatgttatttcttttatttcgcTTCTATTATTTGAAAAACAACGCTATGTGTTCTTTTTGAAAATATGAAGAGTCATTTTACTTCTTTCACTGTATTAACTTCCGAAAACAACCAAtggaaagtttaaaaaaaatcactaaaattttagttaatatttttttagttttacatgttagtgaaaattaaataaattaacacactttataaaataaaaaaatgaattaatttaagtatAATCAGAGTCttaaaaattagagaaattaGGGCGTTACATACATCTTGTAGTGGGATTTGATGAAATGCTTATCTTTAGGTAAATGATTTAGTTTTTAGACATCATTTGATTTCATGACATGCTTAACTTTATGTTGTTTTGATCTGTAACAAAACAACATAATGTTAACTTTATGTTGTTTTACAAATTActaattattaaatagtaataaattttacaaaagtaCAAAATTCCAAGTTTAAACCTTGTTCTAAGcattttacacacacaaaaacgaTATCGGTGATCGCTTATCTCATTTCTTTGAATGGTTTGTACATGTGTAGGACGATTGCTTATACAAgaaacttttcttttcttttatttttttgtattgaaaagagcctttcttatctcatttatttaaaaggacaaattttaattttcgaaCATTTCTTTTTGCCTATTCTAACGTTGAGAGGGAACACGGACAAAAACGTTTTATTTATGGACTATGTAATTTTGAAACAAGTTTAGTGTGCGCATTCTCTTGTAGAAAAACATAGGGGATGGgttaatttgtaatttactCTCTTGTCAATAGCCATAATAGTTTAACAAACGTGTAgtacttattaatatttaataatccgCTACTAATCTATATTTTATATACACAGGAAAGTAACTTGCTAGAATAGACTTTGGGGGGGCAGGAGATCAATGATGTTAGTTCTGTTACCCCTGCATTTATGCAACAGCTTAAGCTTCTATTGTGCTCATAGTGTTTGatctgctggcttagcaagAGATTGCCATCCAGTGCAGTGATGAAGAATCTGTTTCAGATCGTCTGTAGGGGCTTCCACTGTCCAAGAGGGATAGTGTTCACTGGGGTGAAACATGTTGCACCCAACATCCTCAGTCATTAACCCTTTTTGAGCACCATTTAAGAATATGTCTCCTTCAGACCTTATGGTACCAGTTGCTCCCACTTCCTTGTCTGCTGCCTGCGGGGATGTCACCAATTCAGtattattatccaaataaaGAACCaccagaaataattttttataaatttcattaGACATCATAAATAATCAATGCCATTTAGCATAAAAGGTTGTAGAGAGCATGTCTTCTGAATCATGTGTCAATTTGATGCTAtgactttgatatttttttcttctttttggggTCAAGAGAACCCAATACAAACAAGCATGAAAATTTTCTATTCTCAGATGATTAACTAAGTGAAAGGCAAAGAAATACCAGCATTATCCTCAACAATAGAATACGGATTAcagatataaatattaaaatctttctttgaactaattaattttttttttccttctatttcTGATATGACAAAAATCTGTTAACCTTAAACTAAATTTTCAACTCTCGATGCCTATGAATGTTGGTAATTAGAAACAAGCTCAGCTTAATGTGCGTTTGTTTGCACATCTCAAACGAGCATAtccaaaaatctgaaaagatgCAGAAACTAAACTATGTTGCTTCTAAGTGGACATGAACCCTCTTTCTAAAACACTGAACCAAGCAAGCTATAGCTGAAGTCATCCCAGAACAGAACTGCTATTACAACTTACAACTGTTACAATGCTGGTGAACAATGCCCCATGTAGATGAACCAGAGTTGAAAGTGTAAAATGTACAGGTGCAAGGCCAAGGAATTCCGAAATTTGATAAGGGTAGGAACTCAATGATGGGATTGTCTATGAAATAGccataaaaatgattttgaatctaACGAACCAGGGGGCCTTAAATAACATTCACCTTTGCTATATGCAATACTTTCACAGGCATATCTAAAAGCAGGTAATGAAGAGATTGTGGCATAGATAACAGtaataacatctaaattatgtGTCAGAGACAatctagaaaagaaaaaaaataatgcaatttAGTGTAAGACGAACAAACAACTAGCATAATTGATGTACTACTACCCATCTGTTGCGTGtcagagaaaaaatattagcaCATCAAGCCAGCTAAACAAACTGTAAAATTATCAGATAGAAGCCAATATAAAATCGAAGTAATCAATATCCCGAGCCACATATTCATACTTCATTTTTGCAAGATCAATTGAAACATTGCTGATAATATGCGGTTTCCAATTCAAGCTAAAACTTTACTTGGCGCTAAACAAAAGAACTAGACAAACCTTCTCAGTAAGGTACTTAAATGCCACTTTCTTCTGTCCTGCTTCATAGATATTATGTTGCGAGAATATCTGgcaaaaaacattaacttggtgcatcattcaaattaaacttgttTTGAAATGTGCAATTCCAAATTCAAATCACCTGGGATTCCACACTAGCACAAACAGCATATATGCCCCAGTTTCTGATATAGTTATTGTACAGATGCACTTTTGCAAACCTAACACGAGGTTGCCTCTGTCGAGTCCCATTGAAAAAACAATGGTGTATGGTCACCCTCATGCACCTATCTCCAACATGCGTGGGATCAGCCCCAATGAGCATGGCTTTGTCATGCTGAGAGAAGTGGCACCTGAACACAACATAACAACAACACTTGTTCAAATACGAAGAACATATACATAAGAAAACAAGTGTTTAATTATTGATGCTAACCTTGAAATAGTAATGTCTGTGCTTTCTCGGGTGATATCTATGAGCCCATCATCAAAATCACTGAGCGTGCAACGATCGATCCATATGTGCTTGGAATTAGGTTTGATCTGAATGGCATCAACATCATGCCCTCTGCCTCCTTCGAACTCCAGATTGCAAATTATCACGTGCTCGCATTCCTTCAGCCGCAAGCCTTTTCCGCTGAGTTTGATCCTCTGGCCACGACCATCGATGGTCTTGTGAGACGACACGTTCAAGTACGAGGAGAGTTGAATGGTGCCGGAAACTTCGAACACAATCCACAAAGGTTCTTTTCTGCGACACGCGTCACGCAGTGACCCCGGTCCATCATCTGCAATCATTAAAGGTAGCTCTAACCAATGAACTACAAATCAACCCTACAAATCTAGCTTGGAAGACGAGGATTGTCCTCTACTTATATGCTTTATTTTGATCGTACTATTGGCCGATGTGGGATCTTCAACATGAATTAAGAGGGGATTGGGGGAAGAGGTGAAAAATTAATGAACCTGCGAGAGATGTGACGGGGTGAAGGGGACCGTGGAGGCCGCCGATAGCGAAGCGACCGAAGCCCTCGGCTTGGGCGGCGAGGGAGCGGAGGGTGGTGTCGACGTGGGTGTAAGGAAGAGAAAGCATGGTGGAATTGGAGGTGGTTGGGTGAGGATTGTATTTATGGGGAGGAGGAACCGTGTTGGGAGGAACGGAGTTACCGTGTTTGCGATGCCGGTGTCCATGGGAGTTACCCATTTGTGGGTGCTAGACGTTTCCAGCTACGATATCTTCAGTTCTGTTGGATAATTGAAAGGGACAAAACTGAAAACTGTGAAAACTGACTAATGCTACCAAGTTTGGTATTGGTAACGATTCTTTTCTTTCTCCGTTACTGTAACCGACACTACCCACATTAGTTAACTCTTACAACAACAAAAGGCATGGGCGTTACTTTAGCCCAAGCCCAAGCACAAGCACAAGCACGCAGGGTATAATGTTTGGAACTTTAGattattctaattctaattcaGAGTATATACATTTGAAAggaaatgagaagaaagaacacAGAACACAGAATATAatcaatttgataaatataatgaCAAAATGAGGGAGGAATTGAGAAAAATGTGTGAAATAATTGTAAACCATCAAGTGAGATGGCAAAAATATGGAAAtgagaaggaaaaataatatgatgttattacattttattgaTCGGATTCTCTTAAAAACTATTAGAAATAATAGAATATGGTAAACTTGTTTCATTTTATGCCTTTATTTTAATGCTAATGTTCTTATGTTTTaccttttctaaataaaaaaatctagtaTAGATATCTTCTGGCATACTAGGCCATAGAATTGATAAAAATTCCATGCTTACattgttcattttcttttgattcctTGTACATTCAGGACACCAAATATTTGAAGATGATTTCTAAGGGTGAATTCCAAGATGGCTTATACATCCTCCAGTCCTCTAGAAATACTTATTACAGTTACTATTCTGTTTTCAATATAATGTTTCATTGTAATTCAGTTTCTCAATGTCTTGGCACTATAGACTTGGACATTTATCTTGTAAATAACTTGATATcttgaataataaaaacaaactttctttttttgtctaacaatctattttcttttgctgcATTTGACTTGATTCATGCTGAGATGTAGGGGCCAACAGAGATTTTTCCTCACATTGGTGGATAACTCTAGTAGATATACTTGCATTTTTTAAATGCAACCTAAGTCAGGGGATTTGACCATCATCAAATTCTTTACATACGTTGAGATGCAAATTGTAGTTATCAAAATACTTAAATCTAATAATGCTAAGGAGCTGGCATTAACAGATTGTTTACTTACCAAAGGCACCTCCCATCAATTCTCATAGAATTCTGAAGTTGAAAGCAAACATCAACACCTAATAATTCAAGATCCCTATCTCATGTTGGGGAGATTGTCTATCAATTGCTACATTTCCGATTAATAGGATTCCTTCacttatataaaagaaatgctCACCGTATAAGCTTCTATCCAACAAGGTACTTGACCATACTGCTGTCTTTGGTTATCTTGGCTATCTCTCCACATTGCTCCCATCATCACAAGCTTAAAGCAAGGGCCACTCTCAGATGTGTTTGTTGGTTATCCTAAAGGATGCAAGCTTTATAATCTAATAAATAAGGTGTTTCTCATCCAAAGAAATGTTTTTCATGAATCAAAATTTCCATTTCATTAGTTTTCTCCCAACGAACCACTGAACTCCACAACTTGTTATCCCAAAACACCTCAACCTGCTCCAGCCAGAAAAGTAGATCTCACAAACCTCCATCTTACCTAAATAAAGATTTTCAATGTTATCAGACCTTTTCTTGCCTTTACCCCATTTCCAAGCACCTTACTTATATTAAGATATCACCATCATATCAGTCATATATTTTTCATGTCTTCTCTGAATTTGAGCCACAGTTTTACCACCATGGCCCAAGCTGCTATGGCAGAAGAACCTCAAGCAATGTAAGCTAATTAGACTTGAAGTTTTTGTGCCTCTACCACCCAATAAACACACAATAGGGTTTGATGGATctacaaaattaaatacaaatgaGATGGGACATTGGAAAGGTATAATGGTGCCTAGTCACAAAAGGTTTCATTAAACAAACTGAACttgatttttgttgaaaaattctCACCAGTTGCAAAATTAATAACCGCGAGATTTTACTATCACCAACAGACATTAAAGGATAGTTCCTTCCTCAGCTTGACATCAATAATGCAATTTTAATCGGAGATCTATTTGAAGAGATTTACATGGACTTGTCACTTGGAGATCCAACTAAGGGGGAGCACCCACCTATAGGGCAGAAATTGGTCTATTAACTTCATAACTCCATTTTTATGGATTAAGATAGGCACTGAAGCAATGGTTCTCCAAGTTTGCCTCTACCTTATTACAACATGGATTCAAACAAATCCAAGAGTGATTGCTCTTTAGTCTTTACTCATTAAAGGTTGTGGTGCTTCATTTGTTACCTTGTTTATGTTGACAACGAAATAATGCTTGCTTATTCAGAAAACTAAAGCTTGCTTGCAATCACATTTTATGGTGAAAAATCATGGCAAACTACAATATTTCTTAGGAAGAGAAATGCTAGGAATTGAGATTGCTTGGTCTAGTCAAGGCATTTATCTGTCACAGTGCAAATATTTGCTCTCCCTTCTAGAGGATACTGGTTTCCTAAGTTGCAAGCAAGTTCAACTCCCTATGTAACCCAATTCAAAACTAAATATCTGTTGGTGATTGGTCTTTTTCTGTACTTGACAATATTAAGGCCTGATATTTCATTTGCTCATTTGCTGCGTACAAATCAAGTCAATTTGTCTAAACCTCAATGCAGTACATCACCTTCTCAAGTAACTTGCAGGCTCCCTGAGGCAAGGACTGCATTTTTCAGCTACAtccaatatatttatatgcaggCATATACCGATGCAGATTGGGCTAAGTCTGTGGATACTCGAAGATCAACCTCtggttattatattttcattgggAAATCTCCCATAtcttggaagtcaaagaaaCAATCTATTGTTAGTAGATCATTGGCAGAGGCAGAATATAGATCACTTGCTGCAGTAGCAAGTGAGCTAACTTGCCTCAATTTCTTGCTCTCTAACTTTGGTACTCCAACCAAGCCAGCCACTGTATATTGTGATAGCTAGATAGCCATATACAGTGCTACaaatcccatttttcataaaCACATAGAACCCAACTGTCATATTTTCGGACAAAATATAAATGTGAGTCTCATTGTGAGGCACCTTAACTTAAGCCCATTCATGTACGCATTCATCACCAGTTGGCTGATTTATGTCTAAATCTTTGGCATTGCCCTCATTTCACTTCTTCATGTCCAAGATGGGCATTCAGAATATCATAAGGTACTCATTACTTCCTCTTGTCTccgttataagaaaaaaaaaggatatatttcacatttattaaaaatattagttaacttCGTTAAATTATGTCTTTTccaattaaaaaacttattgtaATGCATCAATCAATGTTTTTACCAATCAGGTTCttgaaactaattttaaatcataTCCAACGCCAATAATAATGATGGTAGTGTTGCAATCTATGTTCAACTGGTAAAGAAGggccaaatatttaaattgattacaTGTCAGCTATTATTCTTCTAAACATTTGGGAAACAAATCAATACATCTAGTGGCATTTTTATTGGCTTATTGCTAATGATAAATCAACATGGTGCcataattataaatacattGATGAAGTATGACAAGGTACGCATTCTCTTTAACTTGAGCATCGAAATGTTTACCGGTGAACCCCTAGCCATTGCTGAAACGAGGAGACCTCCATTGTGCACCCTACTGCTATGAAGCACGTGATTGCCCCCTCTTTGACTTGTGAAGAACTGGTATAAATCAACTTATTCACATATTGCTCATCTACCttctccaaaaataaaaatgcatgacTTAATTTTGANNNNNNNNNNNNNNNNNNNNNNNNNNNNNNNNNNNNNNNNNNNNNNNNNNNNNNNNNNNNNNNNNNNNNNNNNNNNNNNNNNNNNNNNNNNNNNNNNNNNNNNNNNNNNNNNNNNNNNNNNNNNNNNNNNNNNNNNNNNNNNNNNNNNNNNNNNNNNNNNNNNNNNNNNNNNNNNNNNNNNNNNNNNNNNNNNNNNNNNNNNNNNNNNNNNNNNNNNNNNNNNNNNNNNNNNNNNNNNNNNNNNNNNNNNNNNNNNNNNNNNNNNNNNNNNNNNNNNNNNNNNNNNNNNNNNNNNNNNNNNNNNNNNNNNNNNNNNNNNNNNNNNNNNNNNNNNNNNNNNNNNNNNNNNNNNNNNNNNNNNNNNNNNNNNNNNNNNNNNNNNNNNNNNNNNNNNNNNNNNNNNNNNNNNNNNNNNNNNNNNNNNNNNNNNNNNNNNNNNNNNNNNNNNNNNNNNNNNNNNNNNNNNNNNNNNNNNNNNNNNNNNNNNNNNNNNNNNNNNNNNNNNNNNNNNNNNNNNNNNNNNNNNNNNNNNNNNNNNNNNNNNNNNNNNNNNNNNNNNNNNNNNNNNNNNNNNNNNNNNNNNNNNNNNNNNNNNNNNNNNNNNNNNNNNNNNNNNNNNNNNNNNNNNNNatatatatatatatatatatatatatatatatatatatatattctaaagctatctatatatattttttagaatgatCGTATTCCTGTATAGGAATATGGAATCTGTGCACAATAGCTTCCTAGCTGTGTGCTGCATATCATAGCATGGAGTGGTCTGATGGTTCTGCACCGTTTCTCATATCCCACAGTTTGGTCAGTGTTACgttctatttattaattttttccccGATGATACTTATTATCTCTTCACGTGCAAatgttgttatttgttattatgcGCAATGACATGCAATATATCGAGATTTTCACacatataatacaaaaataaataaataaatacctaaataatataatctaaaaattatttatacaaataatctaaaatattatttatgataaaaaaattagtctgtaacaattacattattattttttagatatttatttataaaatttttaattcgaAGATCTTATAGGAACTATTAATGACACTTTAAAACAGGCAATCATATAAGATAGATGTTTTagtcaatatataataaatatttaagttgGTTTTGTCTTAGTTTGATGAGAAGTAAGTTTTTGTACtcgttattaattttttatttttttatcgtataaagtttatttttttattaaattgaatgaTATACTTTACACGtggttgtattttgttttgtccctttctttcttatttcaattgttatttaaatattacaatACAAAATGTTGtcaagataatatttttatattttagattacCAATAATTTTGTATGATATACCTATATGTTTCCGGATtcaaacccatgaccaacaagtcaccaaggcacaactttaccgctacaccagggctcgccctctatGATATacctatatgttgatgatatttgaTTTAAGTGTTTTTAAATGAGAATTGACATTTTGTCAAGAAGTATGTAGTTCTTGCGTATAACATGTCATGAA of the Glycine max cultivar Williams 82 chromosome 13, Glycine_max_v4.0, whole genome shotgun sequence genome contains:
- the LOC100814368 gene encoding probable pectate lyase 4; translation: MGNSHGHRHRKHGNSVPPNTVPPPHKYNPHPTTSNSTMLSLPYTHVDTTLRSLAAQAEGFGRFAIGGLHGPLHPVTSLADDGPGSLRDACRRKEPLWIVFEVSGTIQLSSYLNVSSHKTIDGRGQRIKLSGKGLRLKECEHVIICNLEFEGGRGHDVDAIQIKPNSKHIWIDRCTLSDFDDGLIDITRESTDITISRCHFSQHDKAMLIGADPTHVGDRCMRVTIHHCFFNGTRQRQPRVRFAKVHLYNNYIRNWGIYAVCASVESQIFSQHNIYEAGQKKVAFKYLTEKAADKEVGATGTIRSEGDIFLNGAQKGLMTEDVGCNMFHPSEHYPSWTVEAPTDDLKQILHHCTGWQSLAKPADQTL